In a single window of the Sylvia atricapilla isolate bSylAtr1 chromosome 20, bSylAtr1.pri, whole genome shotgun sequence genome:
- the LHX1 gene encoding LIM/homeobox protein Lhx1: MVHCAGCKRPILDRFLLNVLDRAWHVKCVQCCECKCNLTEKCFSREGKLYCKNDFFRCFGTKCAGCAQGISPSDLVRRARSKVFHLNCFTCMMCNKQLSTGEELYIIDENKFVCKEDYLNNSNTAKENSLHSATTGSDPSLSPDSQDPSQDDAKDSESANVSDKETGSNENDDQNLGAKRRGPRTTIKAKQLETLKAAFAATPKPTRHIREQLAQETGLNMRVIQVWFQNRRSKERRMKQLSALGARRHAFFRSPRRMRPLVDRLEPGELIPNGPFSFYGDYQSEYYGPGSNYDFFPQGPPSSQAQTPVDLPFVPSSGPSGTPLGAMDHPLPGHHPSSEAQRFTDIMSHPPGDSPSPEPNLPGSLHSMSAEVFGPSPPFSSISVNGGANYGNHLSHPPEMNEAAVW; encoded by the exons ATGGTTCACTGTGCAGGCTGCAAAAGGCCGATCTTGGACCGGTTTTTGTTGAATGTACTGGACAGGGCTTGGCATGTGAAGTGTGTTCAGTGCTGTGAATGTAAATGCAATTTGACAGAGAAATGCTTTTCGCGAGAAGGCAAGCTTTACTGCAAAAACGACTTCTTTCG GTGTTTCGGGACCAAGTGCGcgggctgtgcccagggcatCTCCCCCAGCGACCTGGTCCGCAGGGCGCGGAGCAAAGTGTTCCACTTGAACTGTTTTACGTGTATGATGTGTAACAAGCAACTCTCCACCGGCGAGGAGCTCTACATCATAGACGAGAACAAGTTTGTCTGCAAAGAAGATTACCTAAATAACAGCAATACTGCCAAAGAAAACAGCCTGCATTCAG CCACCACCGGCAGTGACCCCAGCCTGTCCCCCGACTCCCAAGACCCCTCCCAGGACGACGCCAAGGACTCGGAAAGCGCCAACGTGTCCGACAAGGAGACGGGGAGCAACGAAAACGACGACCAGAACCTGGGCGCCAAGCGGCGGGGACCCCGCACCACCATCAAAGCCAAACAGCTAGAGACTCTGAAAGCCGCCTTCGCGgccaccccaaaacccacccgGCACatcagggagcagctggcacaggagaCCGGCCTCAACATGCGGGTCATCCAG GTCTGGTTCCAGAACCGGCGCTCCAAGGAGCGGCGGATGAAGCAGCTGAGCGCGCTGGGCGCCCGGCGACACGCGTTCTTCCGCAGCCCGCGCAGGATGCGGCCGCTCGTGGACCGGCTGGAGCCCGGCGAGCTCATCCCCAACGGGCCCTTCTCCTTCTACGGAG ATTATCAGAGCGAGTATTACGGCCCTGGAAGCAATTACGATTTCTTCCCGCAAGGACCGCCTTCGTCTCAAGCGCAGACCCCCGTGGATCTCCCGTTCGTGCCCTCCTCGGGGCCGTCAGGGACCCCGCTGGGGGCCATGGACCACCCCCTGCCCGGACATCACCCCTCGAGTGAGGCTCAGCGCTTCACCGACATCATGTCGCATCCCCCGGGAGACTCGCCCAGCCCCGAACCCAACCTGCCCGGGTCCTTGCACTCCATGTCCGCGGAAGTTTTTGGCCCCAGCCCCCCATTTTCGTCGATATCCGTCAACGGTGGTGCTAACTACGGCAATCACTTGTCCCACCCTCCGGAGATGAACGAAGCGGCTGTGTGGTAG